In Bdellovibrio bacteriovorus, a single window of DNA contains:
- a CDS encoding MBOAT family O-acyltransferase, whose product IFNSFAYAIFLPTVFLLYYVLPHKFRNVMLLGVSYYFYMSWNYKLIVLILSTTVVSYFAAKCISKGINPRRVLIISTFVCLGMLGFFKYFNFFSNSITSFLRNISLPVSDFTLDLILPVGISFYTFQTLSYVVDVFKGRIPAESNFIDYALYVSFFPQLVAGPIERPESLIPQFKKEHSFDYDKAVYGAKLIALGAFKKIVIADTLASHVNMVYNNLPEYKGFSIVLATFFFAVQIYCDFSGYTDIALGSAKLLGFDLMQNFNAPYLAKSVKDFWSRWHISLSTWFKDYVYIPLGGSKVSSVLRYRNLFITFLLSGLWHGANWTFVLWGAYHGILNIIEALFQRRSISIKLPVSIKVFSTFMLVCVGWVLFRANKVDDAVYVFQYMFDGIMSPINYLEQGLIDLRLTEVDFLFLMLPICILLVVEIAGYYCDVLRYIERLAMPVRFAVYFAFVYTPIFYFYYQNSLNAPQPFIYFQF is encoded by the coding sequence TGATTTTTAATTCATTTGCTTATGCGATATTTTTGCCAACAGTATTCCTATTGTATTATGTACTGCCGCATAAGTTTCGAAATGTGATGTTATTAGGAGTTAGTTATTATTTTTATATGAGTTGGAACTATAAACTAATAGTTCTAATATTATCTACGACTGTCGTTTCATATTTTGCTGCGAAATGCATTTCAAAAGGGATAAACCCTAGGCGGGTTTTGATTATAAGTACCTTTGTTTGTCTGGGAATGTTAGGTTTTTTTAAATATTTCAATTTTTTCAGCAATTCTATTACGAGTTTTCTAAGAAATATCTCTTTGCCAGTTTCTGATTTCACACTAGATCTAATTCTTCCCGTTGGAATCTCGTTTTATACGTTTCAGACATTGAGTTATGTTGTCGACGTTTTTAAGGGGCGCATTCCTGCTGAGTCCAACTTCATCGACTATGCTTTGTACGTTTCTTTTTTTCCCCAACTGGTAGCGGGGCCAATTGAAAGGCCAGAGAGTTTAATACCTCAATTTAAAAAAGAGCACTCTTTCGACTACGATAAGGCAGTTTACGGTGCAAAACTCATTGCTTTAGGTGCATTTAAGAAAATTGTAATAGCCGATACTTTGGCGAGTCACGTCAATATGGTGTATAATAACCTTCCTGAGTACAAAGGCTTTTCGATCGTTCTGGCGACGTTTTTCTTTGCGGTTCAAATATATTGCGACTTCTCTGGCTATACAGATATAGCATTAGGCTCAGCTAAGTTACTTGGCTTCGATCTCATGCAGAATTTTAATGCACCTTATCTTGCAAAGAGCGTAAAAGATTTTTGGTCTCGTTGGCATATTTCACTTTCAACGTGGTTCAAAGACTACGTTTATATTCCTCTGGGTGGTTCCAAAGTTTCGTCAGTTCTTCGCTATAGAAATTTGTTTATAACATTTCTGTTGAGTGGGTTATGGCATGGAGCAAATTGGACATTCGTTTTATGGGGAGCTTATCATGGTATATTAAATATAATTGAAGCCCTCTTTCAAAGACGAAGTATTTCTATTAAACTTCCAGTAAGCATAAAAGTTTTTTCAACATTCATGCTAGTTTGTGTGGGGTGGGTCCTATTCAGAGCCAATAAGGTAGACGACGCAGTTTATGTTTTCCAGTATATGTTCGATGGAATCATGTCTCCTATTAATTACCTTGAGCAAGGTTTAATTGATTTACGTCTTACTGAAGTAGATTTTCTATTTCTCATGCTTCCTATTTGCATTCTTCTTGTTGTTGAGATAGCAGGATACTATTGTGATGTGCTTCGATATATTGAGCGACTTGCAATGCCGGTGCGTTTTGCAGTGTATTTTGCATTCGTCTATACTCCGATATTTTACTTTTACTATCAAAATAGCCTGAATGCTCCACAACCTTTTATATACTTTCAATTTTAG
- a CDS encoding lipid II flippase MurJ, which produces MKKTLIAVVILAIISKALGFSREVLLAYYFGTSPATDAFSLTSVIPLLIFGPLGSALAAAFIPLSTHAETKEAKLRLLAQLGVFYLFVSTLGLFVGLIYSREIATIIAPGASGDFFTSVHFYTRISLLAFPFVGLTSILVAFQQADDKHLSANAIGIPLSLATIAIIVTAKNTDSDMLAYATPVAYLAQAAYLLYLIAPHFHFASIKKGLWNLEVAKDALRATSVILPTLILIQSNGLIDRVIASKLPTGSISSLAYADRIITLFIGVFILSLSSIIFPKLSLNIREKNLLSFTANTEKALKLTIATSIPIAVGILFFSEEIIYLVFYRGSFDQASLDVTSSCLLLYSFGIIFIGAKEIITKAFYAMNSSIQPLIAAAVAVVTNTLLSLYLSQIMGVNGIALATSIAQAISLIYLLIVFKMKAGSFCMTGGFKVFLWPLAISLILAECTSISILQSEFISHKHLSYAVAAALYLLTTYGLVFYLDKRKILNLG; this is translated from the coding sequence TAACTAGCGTTATTCCCCTCCTTATCTTTGGCCCTCTGGGCTCCGCTTTGGCTGCGGCCTTCATTCCTTTGTCAACTCATGCTGAGACAAAGGAAGCCAAACTTCGCCTTCTTGCTCAGCTCGGAGTTTTTTATTTATTTGTATCAACACTCGGTCTTTTCGTTGGCCTGATTTACTCGCGGGAGATCGCTACGATCATTGCACCTGGGGCAAGTGGTGATTTTTTCACCTCCGTCCATTTTTATACCAGGATTTCACTTCTAGCTTTTCCGTTTGTGGGACTCACTTCTATTCTCGTCGCGTTTCAGCAGGCGGACGACAAACACCTAAGTGCGAATGCTATCGGCATTCCGTTAAGCCTAGCCACCATCGCTATCATTGTGACCGCAAAGAACACAGACAGCGATATGCTAGCCTATGCAACTCCTGTTGCATACCTTGCTCAAGCAGCCTATTTGCTTTATCTAATAGCCCCCCATTTTCATTTTGCCTCCATCAAGAAAGGTTTATGGAATCTCGAAGTCGCTAAAGATGCCTTAAGAGCTACGAGCGTGATACTTCCGACGCTCATTCTTATACAGTCAAACGGACTTATTGATCGAGTTATTGCCTCTAAACTCCCAACGGGCTCGATTTCGTCACTTGCTTATGCAGATAGAATAATCACTTTGTTTATAGGTGTTTTTATTCTTAGCCTATCTTCGATAATTTTTCCAAAGCTGTCCCTCAATATAAGGGAAAAAAACCTACTCTCCTTCACGGCAAATACGGAGAAAGCCTTAAAACTTACGATAGCAACCTCTATCCCCATCGCGGTGGGAATTTTATTCTTTAGCGAAGAAATTATTTACCTTGTCTTCTATCGCGGCTCATTCGACCAAGCTTCACTTGATGTAACGAGCAGCTGCCTGCTTCTGTATTCTTTTGGAATTATTTTTATTGGCGCAAAAGAAATTATCACTAAGGCGTTTTACGCGATGAATTCCTCCATCCAACCGCTGATCGCCGCCGCTGTTGCTGTAGTAACCAACACCCTGCTTAGCCTATACCTCTCCCAAATAATGGGAGTGAATGGCATCGCATTAGCAACGAGCATTGCCCAAGCTATTTCGTTGATATACTTGCTAATTGTATTCAAAATGAAGGCGGGTTCCTTCTGCATGACTGGCGGCTTTAAGGTTTTTCTTTGGCCCTTGGCCATTTCGCTTATTCTCGCAGAATGCACCAGCATTTCCATTCTGCAAAGTGAGTTTATTAGCCATAAGCATCTATCTTACGCAGTGGCTGCAGCTCTGTACTTGCTGACAACCTATGGCCTTGTTTTCTATTTAGACAAAAGAAAAATATTGAATCTTGGATAA